In Arcobacter sp. LA11, a single genomic region encodes these proteins:
- a CDS encoding EI24 domain-containing protein — protein sequence MLEGQVIGLSVKDFFTKPMLKIAILPLVFTMIIMLLLFYSAAGYGFEALQLFIEQSQNGQEATIDPNAPFYIVWTMYIIAFLFKYSITSWLVGFLVYTVGTIFVMMFSVFLTILIIGFLTPMILKVLHKRHYSHLQINGFGTLLSPLWVALKSIIIMFLLFILFIPLYFIPIVNLVAINLPIYYFFHKLLTFDVASTILTEDEYQVIHGKKAGAFRLRTLLLYFLSMIPSIMLFSAVFYIIYLGHSYFQELQKLRGIELDVSDIKTEIKQIEDNQSTNL from the coding sequence ATGTTAGAAGGTCAAGTAATAGGCTTGAGTGTAAAAGATTTTTTTACAAAACCTATGTTAAAGATTGCAATTTTACCACTTGTATTTACGATGATTATCATGTTACTACTATTTTATAGTGCAGCTGGTTATGGCTTTGAAGCTTTACAGTTATTTATAGAACAGAGTCAAAATGGACAAGAAGCCACTATTGACCCTAATGCACCTTTTTATATCGTATGGACTATGTATATAATTGCATTTTTATTTAAATATTCTATTACTTCATGGCTTGTTGGATTTTTAGTTTATACAGTAGGGACTATCTTTGTGATGATGTTTTCTGTATTTTTAACAATTTTGATTATAGGATTTTTAACTCCTATGATTTTGAAAGTATTACATAAACGCCATTATTCTCACTTGCAAATAAATGGTTTCGGGACACTATTAAGTCCATTGTGGGTAGCTTTAAAGAGTATTATTATAATGTTTTTACTTTTTATACTATTTATACCGCTTTATTTTATTCCAATTGTAAATTTAGTTGCAATAAACTTACCAATATATTACTTTTTTCATAAGCTTCTTACATTTGATGTAGCTTCAACTATATTAACAGAAGATGAATATCAAGTAATTCATGGGAAAAAAGCTGGTGCTTTTAGACTTAGAACTTTGCTTTTATATTTTTTATCGATGATTCCTTCTATTATGTTATTTTCTGCAGTATTTTATATCATATATTTAGGACATAGCTATTTTCAAGAGCTTCAAAAATTAAGAGGTATAGAGTTGGATGTAAGTGATATTAAAACTGAAATAAAACAAATCGAAGATAATCAAAGTACTAATCTATAA
- a CDS encoding FG-GAP-like repeat-containing protein: protein MKRLLVLSLLFILSVVTNVNAQIVGATKGKFNVSNGTASYSLEIVMPKGTAGLKPSLSIDYSSSNNFNGLLGVGFSLSGLSQISKCNQTLFSEKKDSSRNYNYCIDGQKLVTKNSSTTYGSNTTYKTEVDTYAKIVKTSTNWTVYTKDGLIYEYGKTTDSNDSNTFFRVNKIKDRYNNEINFKYDTTTKALLQIAYANNAIDLIYEDRTDTKTLYQRGVKVNLLKRLKKVSVKTNGFETSSYNLDYQTINRKSILSSITETIDNKSLQPIIFNWNNFNESTLVKKDSFPSGVFPQGKKSKYFPADYNGDGLADILALNYSNSSYSWVAIANENGTFTKKSFSGYPLDDDTKYYPADYNGDGLTDMLAMHYKGYKNSSLSWIALSNGDGTFTKKEGLTKYFKNFGGLLDPYGMQKIRYYTNDYNGDGRADIAAFHYMNKDASFVLLSNGDGTFTKNTDVSKFDYHKEAKIHLGDFNADGFMDIVSFYNTKKISYSETDLEKYSWIALSNGDGTFTKKNSFNNFDVSYASLSTYYLADYNGDGFTDIFSSAYSTMGSNEGEDISSMGWIGISNGDTTFTKKSNINLFGQYAVGKNFYLGDYNGDGISDIAYINTKNRHNNTIALSKGDGSFVKNTQISDFRMNDATSIFPIDYNGDGLTDLMSINYDKAGYRYVAISKGDGTFTKKDLSTQISMDEYSQILPSDYNGDGLTDLVSLNYNNNSYSWSLQSDANKLRISSITNNKDEDINLEYSSLSDKDIYSSTNNLSFPNRSIKNSPMQVVKSYTTSDGIGGVSKTSYKYKDFAINLERGSLGFEEIETINETTNSKSIVIYNQNYPYIGTPKESKAYVNNKLMSKSTEIYTQVTNASSDSYQLHKIKSTSYSYSYDSGNQLVKKETINSDIDSYGNIGRIETITEGNGKTFKKTIQNTYSNYESSWILSRLDNSKVIHEALGKPSITRESEFEYDTLTGTLVKEVIEPNDVKSLSKSYVYDSHGNKISETISASNMTPRTTTFTYDTYGKNQIKITNLLGHSETKTYNNKDQVISVTGPNGLTTTFAYDEMGRKIKETRADGNYTTWEYSWTNDGHKVIQKLNGKFPVTVFYDKLGRKLKTIKVGFDGRNIIEEIEYDYRGNKAKVSTPYFEDEEPEYINYSYDDINRLVRLNSPGSHDTRVDDTIEYTDYSTIKTNANGQIKTTTVNVLEKTVFVNDNSQSTITYEYDAIGNLLKTIDSKGNEIIIEYDNFGNKTKQIDPDMGIWTYNYNALKQLVSQTDAKAQVTSFTYDTLGRVLTKTIPEGIIEFKYDIGNKGLGKIVEEKGIGSVKKYTYDNLGRVNTVTTRIDDSYDYIKQYTYDSLGRVSKTIEPNNVEIKNNYNEHGYLDSVTTPRRNAGVVSADRFRDEIAYDMQQYLENKKLSVEYTAKINKYNLDVIRYTNIIELYKDNPAKADIVNQLKNHVNELKDLIYTLEGVVSNYNKTTNTLNEANLQQWLNGSDSAELATLYATFKDDLINIAEYSVSLLEELKVQKEQSQKLLYCGNVDGIIIFCPDEMSHDSTIYTKEDNLLFYGTSAEIVSFYETALSNLTSDVNYIKDLNQKVRYYEELSNAYTNKASAYTEILESDDIYFYKVLNQNSLGIITSYLSGNGLETTAHYDRRGIVYSMKTGYDSSTEEIRNLSFEYDSLNNVSRRVDSKLDVEHNYIYDSLNRLTYANIDTKGTSSVLSYQYDEIGNMTYKSDIGHYEYNTSRPHAVSSIGNKTFTYDANGNMTNNDGKIITYSSFNKPIKIESDNKIVTFDYDANNKRFKKTSGSDTIHYLGKSYEKNFYANGVSEDKYFIYANGKLVSIFSNKSDQYSAKFLHYDNLGSVDTITDNLGVVVERRAYKPFGKQLNLDKFGNEVQTTSPTTNRGFTGHEHINEVGLIHMNGRVYDPTIARFLSADPHIQDSKDTQSYNRYTYVKNNPLKYTDPSGFFFKSIKKLWKKISKIVVIAIISYFTAGAASAWVAGWGTSFGTAAGMGALTTTTLGSVIAGAITGAVTGFASGFIMTGSLSGALKGAAFGVLGGGIAGAIGDYFGHSSSLLNGGGVNAVKKAIAHGISRAGINKLQGGKWNAGFWSGFTASAFSPGTTLGGEDSGGFILRTTIAGVIGGTASELSGGKFANGAVSAAFVHMFNAEAITIMSNALTTNKIWTRIKSLFKLKSEIDLLKFQTEIDSQLEYLSKKASASGHYKFANDISRYRVKFMKEMSKSFVRYEMTGVMDVSNVLKVKGNF, encoded by the coding sequence TTGAAAAGATTATTAGTTTTAAGTTTATTATTTATATTAAGTGTGGTTACAAATGTAAATGCACAAATTGTTGGTGCTACAAAAGGAAAATTCAATGTTTCAAACGGAACTGCCTCTTATTCATTAGAAATAGTGATGCCAAAAGGTACAGCAGGACTTAAACCAAGTTTATCAATAGATTATAGTTCATCAAATAACTTTAATGGTTTATTAGGTGTAGGGTTCTCTTTATCCGGCCTTTCTCAAATCTCAAAATGTAATCAAACTCTTTTTAGTGAAAAGAAAGATTCTTCAAGAAATTATAATTATTGTATTGATGGACAAAAATTAGTTACAAAAAATAGTAGTACAACTTATGGTTCAAATACTACATATAAAACAGAAGTAGATACGTACGCAAAGATAGTAAAAACTTCAACAAACTGGACAGTATATACAAAAGATGGGCTAATATATGAATATGGAAAAACTACTGATTCAAATGATTCAAATACATTTTTTAGAGTAAATAAAATAAAAGATAGATATAACAATGAAATAAATTTTAAATATGATACTACAACAAAAGCTTTACTTCAAATAGCCTATGCAAATAATGCAATTGATTTAATATATGAAGATAGAACAGATACTAAAACTTTATACCAAAGAGGCGTAAAAGTTAATTTATTAAAAAGATTAAAAAAAGTTTCTGTTAAAACAAATGGCTTTGAAACTTCTTCTTATAATTTAGATTATCAAACGATTAATAGAAAATCAATATTGTCATCTATTACTGAGACTATTGACAATAAAAGTTTGCAGCCAATTATTTTTAATTGGAATAATTTTAATGAAAGTACACTAGTAAAAAAAGATAGTTTTCCTTCAGGAGTATTTCCACAAGGAAAAAAATCAAAATATTTCCCTGCCGATTATAATGGAGATGGTTTAGCAGATATTCTTGCACTAAATTATTCAAATAGTTCTTATTCATGGGTAGCAATAGCCAATGAAAATGGTACATTTACAAAAAAATCTTTTAGTGGTTATCCTTTAGATGATGATACAAAATATTATCCTGCCGATTATAACGGAGATGGTCTTACTGATATGTTGGCAATGCATTACAAAGGTTATAAAAATTCTTCACTTTCTTGGATAGCATTATCAAATGGTGATGGAACTTTTACGAAAAAAGAAGGTCTTACTAAATATTTTAAAAATTTTGGTGGACTTTTAGATCCTTATGGGATGCAAAAAATTAGATATTATACAAATGATTATAATGGCGATGGACGTGCAGATATTGCTGCATTTCATTATATGAATAAAGATGCTTCCTTTGTTCTTTTATCAAATGGTGATGGAACTTTTACTAAAAACACAGATGTTAGTAAATTTGATTATCATAAAGAAGCAAAAATTCATTTGGGAGATTTTAATGCAGATGGATTTATGGATATAGTATCTTTTTATAATACAAAAAAGATTTCTTATAGTGAAACGGATTTAGAAAAATATTCTTGGATAGCATTATCAAATGGTGATGGAACTTTTACTAAAAAAAATAGCTTTAATAACTTTGATGTGAGTTATGCTAGCCTTTCAACGTATTATCTAGCTGATTATAATGGCGATGGATTTACAGATATTTTTTCTTCTGCTTATAGTACAATGGGTTCAAATGAAGGGGAAGATATAAGTAGTATGGGTTGGATAGGAATTTCAAATGGAGATACTACTTTTACTAAAAAATCTAATATAAATCTATTTGGACAATATGCGGTAGGTAAAAATTTTTACCTAGGTGATTATAATGGTGATGGAATAAGTGATATTGCATATATAAATACTAAAAATAGACATAATAATACCATAGCTCTATCAAAAGGAGATGGTTCATTTGTAAAAAATACACAAATAAGTGATTTCCGCATGAATGATGCTACTTCCATATTTCCCATAGATTATAATGGAGATGGACTAACAGATTTAATGTCAATAAACTATGATAAAGCTGGATATCGATATGTTGCAATATCAAAAGGAGATGGAACTTTTACAAAAAAAGATTTGTCTACTCAAATTTCTATGGATGAATATTCTCAAATCTTGCCATCGGATTACAATGGTGATGGTCTTACGGATTTAGTATCTTTAAATTATAATAATAATTCATATTCATGGAGTCTACAATCAGATGCAAATAAACTTAGAATATCATCAATAACAAATAATAAAGACGAAGATATAAATTTAGAATACAGCTCATTATCAGATAAGGATATCTACTCATCTACAAATAACCTATCTTTTCCAAACAGAAGTATAAAGAATTCACCAATGCAAGTAGTAAAAAGCTATACAACTTCAGATGGAATAGGAGGAGTGAGTAAAACAAGTTACAAATATAAAGACTTTGCAATTAATTTAGAACGAGGCTCATTAGGCTTTGAAGAAATAGAAACAATAAATGAAACGACTAATTCAAAATCAATAGTAATATATAATCAAAATTATCCATATATAGGAACCCCAAAAGAGTCAAAAGCCTATGTAAATAATAAACTAATGTCAAAAAGTACAGAAATATATACCCAAGTAACAAATGCTTCAAGTGACTCTTACCAATTACATAAAATAAAAAGTACTTCTTACTCTTATTCCTATGATTCAGGAAATCAATTAGTAAAAAAAGAGACTATCAATTCAGATATTGATAGCTATGGAAATATAGGAAGAATTGAAACTATAACCGAAGGAAATGGAAAAACATTTAAAAAAACTATCCAAAATACTTATTCAAACTATGAATCATCTTGGATATTATCAAGACTTGATAACAGTAAAGTTATCCATGAAGCGCTAGGAAAACCTTCTATAACAAGAGAATCAGAGTTTGAATATGATACTTTAACTGGAACACTAGTAAAAGAAGTAATAGAACCAAATGATGTAAAATCTTTAAGTAAATCATATGTATATGATTCACATGGAAATAAAATATCAGAAACAATCTCTGCTTCAAATATGACTCCAAGAACTACAACCTTTACTTATGATACCTATGGAAAAAATCAAATAAAAATAACAAACCTTCTAGGGCATAGTGAAACAAAAACTTATAATAATAAAGACCAAGTAATATCAGTAACAGGACCAAATGGTCTTACAACAACATTTGCCTATGATGAAATGGGAAGAAAAATAAAAGAGACAAGAGCTGATGGAAACTATACCACTTGGGAATATTCTTGGACAAATGATGGACATAAAGTAATCCAAAAACTAAATGGAAAATTTCCTGTAACAGTATTTTATGATAAATTAGGTAGAAAACTAAAAACTATAAAAGTTGGATTTGATGGAAGAAATATTATTGAAGAAATTGAATATGACTATAGAGGAAATAAAGCAAAAGTCTCAACCCCATACTTTGAAGATGAAGAACCAGAATATATAAACTACAGCTATGATGATATAAATAGATTAGTAAGACTAAATTCTCCAGGATCACATGATACAAGAGTAGATGATACAATTGAATATACAGATTACTCAACAATAAAAACAAATGCTAATGGACAAATAAAAACTACAACAGTAAATGTCCTAGAAAAAACAGTATTTGTAAATGATAATAGCCAAAGTACAATAACATATGAATATGATGCAATAGGAAACCTTTTAAAAACAATAGATTCTAAAGGAAATGAAATAATCATAGAGTATGATAACTTTGGAAATAAAACAAAACAAATTGATCCAGATATGGGTATTTGGACATATAACTATAATGCCTTAAAACAATTAGTATCTCAAACAGATGCAAAAGCACAAGTTACGTCTTTTACTTATGATACCTTAGGAAGAGTCCTTACAAAAACAATACCAGAAGGAATAATAGAATTTAAATATGATATAGGAAATAAAGGCCTAGGAAAAATTGTTGAAGAAAAAGGTATAGGCTCAGTAAAAAAATATACTTATGATAATCTTGGTAGAGTTAATACTGTTACAACAAGAATAGATGATAGTTATGACTATATAAAACAATACACTTATGATTCTTTAGGAAGAGTTTCAAAAACAATAGAACCAAATAATGTAGAGATAAAAAATAACTATAATGAACATGGATACTTGGATTCAGTAACAACACCAAGAAGAAATGCAGGAGTTGTTAGTGCTGATAGATTTAGAGATGAAATTGCATATGACATGCAACAATATCTTGAAAATAAAAAATTATCAGTAGAATATACAGCTAAAATAAATAAATATAATCTAGATGTAATAAGATATACAAATATTATAGAACTATATAAAGATAATCCTGCTAAAGCTGATATTGTAAATCAATTAAAAAATCATGTAAATGAACTAAAAGATTTAATATATACCCTTGAAGGAGTTGTATCAAACTATAATAAAACTACAAATACCCTAAATGAAGCAAACCTACAACAATGGTTAAATGGTTCTGATAGTGCAGAATTAGCGACGCTATATGCAACATTTAAAGATGACTTAATAAATATAGCAGAATATTCTGTTTCATTATTAGAAGAACTAAAAGTACAAAAAGAACAATCTCAAAAGTTATTATATTGTGGAAATGTAGATGGAATAATAATCTTCTGCCCAGATGAAATGTCTCATGATTCAACAATCTATACAAAAGAAGACAATCTTCTTTTCTATGGAACAAGTGCCGAAATAGTATCTTTTTATGAAACAGCCTTAAGTAATCTAACAAGTGATGTAAACTATATAAAAGATTTAAATCAAAAAGTAAGATATTATGAAGAACTGTCAAATGCTTATACTAATAAAGCTTCAGCATATACTGAAATCTTAGAATCAGATGATATATACTTCTATAAAGTATTAAATCAAAACTCACTAGGAATCATAACTTCATATTTATCAGGAAATGGTTTAGAAACTACAGCTCATTATGATAGAAGAGGTATAGTTTATAGTATGAAAACAGGCTATGATAGTAGCACTGAAGAGATAAGAAATCTTTCATTTGAATATGATAGTTTAAATAATGTTTCAAGAAGAGTAGATAGTAAACTTGATGTAGAACATAACTATATATATGATTCCTTAAATAGATTAACATACGCAAATATAGATACAAAAGGTACATCTTCTGTATTATCATACCAATATGATGAAATAGGAAATATGACTTATAAATCTGATATAGGACATTATGAATATAATACCTCAAGACCACATGCTGTATCAAGTATAGGTAATAAAACATTTACATATGATGCAAATGGAAATATGACAAATAATGATGGTAAAATTATCACATATAGCTCATTTAACAAACCTATAAAAATAGAATCAGATAATAAGATTGTTACCTTTGATTATGATGCAAATAATAAAAGATTTAAAAAGACATCAGGAAGTGATACTATTCACTATCTTGGAAAATCATATGAAAAGAATTTCTATGCAAATGGTGTAAGTGAAGATAAATACTTTATCTATGCAAATGGAAAACTAGTATCAATATTCTCAAATAAAAGTGATCAATACTCTGCTAAGTTCTTACACTATGATAACTTAGGTTCAGTAGATACTATAACAGATAACCTAGGTGTAGTAGTTGAACGTAGAGCATATAAACCATTTGGTAAACAGTTAAACTTAGATAAGTTTGGAAATGAAGTACAAACAACATCTCCTACAACAAATAGAGGATTTACTGGACATGAACATATAAATGAAGTAGGGCTTATCCATATGAATGGAAGGGTTTATGATCCTACTATTGCAAGGTTCTTATCTGCTGATCCACATATACAGGATTCTAAAGATACACAAAGTTATAATAGATATACTTATGTTAAGAACAATCCTTTGAAGTATACTGATCCTTCTGGCTTCTTTTTTAAATCAATTAAAAAGTTATGGAAGAAGATTAGTAAGATTGTTGTTATAGCAATTATTTCATATTTTACAGCCGGTGCAGCTTCTGCTTGGGTTGCAGGATGGGGTACTTCTTTTGGTACTGCTGCAGGGATGGGTGCTTTAACCACTACAACTTTAGGTAGTGTTATTGCAGGAGCAATAACTGGTGCTGTAACAGGTTTTGCCTCCGGCTTTATAATGACTGGTTCTCTCTCTGGTGCTTTAAAAGGAGCTGCATTTGGAGTATTAGGTGGAGGAATTGCGGGAGCGATAGGAGATTACTTTGGGCATAGTTCATCTTTATTAAATGGAGGTGGTGTAAATGCAGTTAAAAAGGCTATTGCTCATGGAATAAGTAGAGCTGGAATTAATAAACTTCAAGGTGGAAAGTGGAATGCAGGTTTTTGGTCTGGATTTACAGCTTCTGCATTTAGCCCGGGAACAACACTTGGAGGAGAAGATTCTGGAGGATTTATTTTGAGAACTACAATTGCAGGTGTAATTGGAGGAACTGCTTCAGAATTATCTGGAGGTAAGTTTGCTAATGGTGCCGTTTCTGCGGCTTTTGTGCATATGTTTAATGCGGAGGCAATAACAATAATGTCAAATGCATTAACTACTAATAAAATATGGACACGTATTAAAAGTCTTTTTAAACTTAAATCGGAAATTGATTTATTGAAATTTCAAACTGAAATTGATAGTCAACTTGAGTATCTATCTAAAAAAGCCAGTGCTTCTGGTCATTATAAATTTGCTAACGATATATCAAGATATAGAGTTAAATTTATGAAAGAAATGAGTAAAAGTTTTGTTAGATACGAAATGACAGGAGTAATGGATGTATCAAATGTTCTTAAAGTAAAGGGTAATTTTTGA
- a CDS encoding cache domain-containing protein has product MRALSIKNLIIKDMVSYQKYLYMGIELKFITEKNISKIIIYVFIIIMTSMILMISYFYVKNTYEDFDLQMEKFVQEYYKNQKISLKKEIDTIIDIIKYNATKSGEDELAVKEDTVRLLNNVSFEKDKSNYIFVYEILDINGGDNFAKLLVNPNRPDLIGKYISTHYEDINGKKFREAFMDDIRVKGESYTGYAYKKVYTEEIKQKLSYFKYFPRWHWVIAVGVYVDDIEEEIAKNRELLKTRVQKQVVQNILLFLLFLSLAIVISILVSQKIDEVLKAYQRKVQSKSAALKELNETLERRVDDEIEKNREHEQLLVQKSRFIALGEMISNIAHQWRQPLSELSSIFMFVKFKYSMGQLDEDMMNQKSKEAERVLEYMSHTIDDFRNFFMPKKEAEKFNLRSAMDSIMTIISSALSNNSINITICVDANIYLNTYINEFEQVVLNIITNAKDVLIEKEVKNPWIKVYTQEDEYNITIFVEDNGGGIQVKPRNKIFEPYFTTKKDSDGTGIGLYMSKTIVDKNMNGKLRVRNSEHGARFEIIIPK; this is encoded by the coding sequence ATGAGAGCTTTATCCATAAAAAACCTTATTATTAAAGATATGGTATCATATCAAAAATATCTTTATATGGGAATTGAATTGAAATTTATTACCGAGAAAAACATATCAAAAATCATAATTTATGTTTTCATTATTATCATGACTTCGATGATTTTAATGATTTCTTACTTTTACGTGAAAAATACCTATGAAGATTTTGATTTACAAATGGAAAAATTTGTTCAAGAATATTATAAGAATCAAAAAATATCTTTAAAAAAAGAGATTGATACTATTATTGATATCATTAAATACAATGCTACAAAAAGTGGAGAAGATGAGCTAGCTGTAAAAGAAGATACCGTTAGACTTTTAAACAATGTCTCTTTTGAAAAAGATAAAAGTAACTATATTTTTGTATATGAAATTTTAGATATAAATGGTGGAGATAATTTTGCAAAATTATTAGTAAATCCAAATAGACCAGATTTGATTGGAAAATATATTTCTACACACTATGAAGATATAAATGGAAAGAAATTTCGTGAAGCCTTTATGGATGATATCCGAGTAAAGGGGGAGTCTTATACTGGGTATGCTTATAAAAAAGTATATACAGAAGAGATAAAACAAAAACTCTCTTATTTTAAATATTTTCCAAGATGGCATTGGGTTATTGCAGTTGGAGTTTATGTTGATGATATAGAAGAAGAGATTGCAAAAAATAGAGAACTTTTAAAAACAAGAGTTCAAAAACAAGTTGTTCAAAATATTTTACTGTTTTTACTATTTTTATCTTTGGCAATTGTAATTTCAATATTAGTCTCACAAAAAATTGATGAGGTTTTAAAAGCTTATCAAAGAAAAGTTCAATCAAAATCAGCAGCACTCAAAGAGTTAAATGAAACTCTTGAACGAAGAGTTGATGATGAGATTGAAAAAAACAGAGAACATGAACAGCTTCTTGTACAAAAATCAAGGTTTATAGCCTTAGGCGAAATGATATCAAATATTGCCCACCAATGGCGACAACCTTTATCTGAATTGTCATCTATTTTTATGTTTGTAAAATTTAAATATAGTATGGGACAACTTGATGAAGATATGATGAATCAAAAGTCAAAAGAAGCAGAAAGAGTTTTAGAGTATATGTCTCATACTATTGATGATTTTAGAAACTTCTTTATGCCTAAAAAAGAAGCAGAAAAGTTTAATTTAAGATCTGCAATGGATTCTATTATGACTATTATCTCTAGTGCTCTATCTAATAATAGTATCAATATAACTATCTGTGTAGATGCAAATATCTATTTAAATACTTATATAAATGAATTTGAACAAGTAGTGCTTAATATTATTACAAATGCAAAAGATGTTCTAATAGAAAAAGAGGTTAAAAATCCATGGATAAAAGTTTATACCCAAGAAGATGAATATAATATAACTATTTTTGTTGAAGATAATGGTGGAGGAATTCAAGTTAAACCAAGAAATAAAATCTTTGAACCATATTTTACAACAAAAAAAGATAGTGATGGAACAGGAATAGGGCTTTATATGTCCAAAACTATTGTAGATAAAAATATGAATGGAAAACTAAGAGTTAGAAATAGTGAACATGGTGCTAGGTTTGAGATAATTATTCCTAAGTAG
- a CDS encoding radical SAM/SPASM domain-containing protein: protein MHIKKFKKVHVEITNICNLKCSFCPPKIVPNETMSLEQFDKLNEELKEVTNELAYHIVGDPLVLSNLDDYLNISLKHGLKINITTTANNLLRKHFDTLMNKIIRQINFSINSYNANSHKKSLDEYLNPILDFCEYAILKEQHFFINLRIWNLDENESAKKFNQEVFKRVNERLGSSIDIENVYKNRPKNIRIARMIFFNFDEYFNWPSLDNELVSKKGTCYGLDSHFGILSSGKVVPCCLDKDAVVDLGNTNNTRLEDILKSPRVKAIQNGFKNNILVEEFCQKCEYRTRFDK from the coding sequence ATTCATATAAAAAAATTTAAGAAAGTTCATGTAGAAATCACTAATATTTGTAATTTAAAGTGTAGTTTCTGCCCTCCAAAGATTGTTCCAAATGAAACTATGAGTTTGGAACAGTTTGATAAGTTAAATGAAGAGTTAAAAGAAGTTACTAATGAGCTTGCCTATCATATTGTAGGAGACCCTTTAGTTTTATCAAATTTAGATGATTATTTAAATATTAGTTTAAAACACGGCTTGAAAATTAATATTACAACAACTGCAAATAATCTATTAAGAAAACATTTTGATACTTTAATGAATAAGATAATTAGGCAAATAAATTTTTCAATCAATTCATATAATGCAAACTCTCATAAAAAAAGTTTAGATGAATACCTTAATCCTATTTTAGATTTTTGTGAGTATGCAATTTTAAAAGAGCAACATTTTTTTATAAATTTGAGAATATGGAATTTAGATGAAAATGAAAGTGCAAAAAAATTTAATCAAGAAGTGTTTAAAAGAGTAAATGAAAGACTTGGTTCTTCTATTGATATAGAAAATGTTTATAAAAATAGACCTAAGAATATTCGAATTGCAAGGATGATATTTTTTAACTTTGATGAGTATTTTAACTGGCCAAGTTTAGATAATGAGTTAGTATCTAAAAAAGGTACTTGTTATGGACTTGATTCTCACTTTGGAATACTTAGTTCTGGAAAAGTAGTACCTTGTTGTTTAGATAAGGATGCAGTTGTTGATTTAGGTAATACAAATAATACACGATTAGAGGATATATTAAAGTCTCCTAGAGTTAAAGCTATTCAAAATGGTTTTAAAAATAATATTTTAGTAGAAGAATTTTGTCAAAAATGTGAATATCGAACTAGGTTTGATAAGTAG
- a CDS encoding response regulator transcription factor — translation MDKALISQLSNFTLLYIEDEEGIRNNINEILKHLFKEIYVAKNARDGFNLYETKKPDLIITDIRMPNESGIELVKRIRKTDSKVRVIITSAHTDLDYMLEATELHLVKYIVKPITEVKLTEALEAFIKSYDTARVYNMIEGWLFDESKSLIQGPQEEFKLTKKENQFLKLLIQKNRIITYEEMENIIWNDDNIMTPNAMRLFIKNFRKKLPDNALRNVQGTGYRLVL, via the coding sequence ATGGATAAAGCTCTCATATCACAACTTAGTAATTTTACACTTCTTTACATAGAAGATGAAGAAGGAATAAGAAATAATATTAACGAAATACTAAAACATCTATTTAAAGAAATCTATGTAGCAAAAAATGCCCGTGATGGATTTAATCTATATGAAACTAAAAAACCAGACTTAATAATTACTGATATAAGAATGCCAAATGAGTCAGGTATAGAGCTAGTAAAAAGAATAAGAAAAACAGATAGTAAAGTTAGAGTTATCATAACTTCTGCACACACTGATTTAGATTATATGTTAGAAGCTACAGAACTACATTTAGTTAAATATATTGTAAAACCAATAACTGAAGTAAAACTAACGGAAGCACTAGAAGCTTTTATCAAAAGTTATGATACAGCAAGAGTTTATAATATGATAGAAGGTTGGTTATTTGATGAAAGTAAATCTCTTATTCAAGGGCCACAAGAAGAGTTTAAATTGACAAAAAAAGAGAATCAATTTTTAAAACTACTTATTCAAAAAAATAGAATCATTACTTATGAAGAAATGGAAAACATTATATGGAATGATGATAATATCATGACACCAAATGCAATGAGACTATTTATTAAAAACTTCAGAAAAAAACTTCCAGATAATGCACTTAGAAATGTTCAAGGTACTGGTTATAGATTAGTACTTTGA